The Methylocaldum marinum genome includes the window GCCACACGGTAATCCCGCCGGATCGGAGCGCCGTCCCACCAGCCGCTTTCGATGCGCTCCCGCTCCGGCAGTAATCGGTAGCGGGTCGGATCGCAGGGTCGAGGCTTGGGCAGCAGCCATAACGGCCGGCGTTCCTTGCCGATGGCGATGCCGATCGGTGATGCATTCCAGTTCCAGGCATTCTCGGGGCGGTGATCGGCTGAAGCGCCCAAGAAGCGCAAGGCGTCATGTCCCAGACGCTGTTGCAATTGTTCCAGCAAGGCCTCCCAATCCAAGGCACCCGGCGTATCGGCGGCGAACAAGTCGGTTTCATGCGCCCGATAGGGTTGCAGCGAGTCGCAGCGGAGGCTGAGGGCGGTGACGGCGGCGGGCAGGGGCGTTCGTTCCAGGCGCTCGTTCAGCAGCATCGAAATCCGTTCGGGGTCGCGGCTGGCATAGCGAAGCTTGAGCTCCAGTCGCGTGGCCGGCCGGCGGAAGTGGGACAGATCCAGTTCCAGGCGGTCGGTGGCGGCGTCGTGCCGGCGTAGAAAGGCAGCCAAATCTTCCAGCAGAGCTGCGCACACGGGCCGCAGGTAAGCCAGGCTCTCGGTTTCTGCCGCGAGTTCCCGATGGGCTTCGAAAACAGGCGGCGTTCGGAAGAGCCTGGGCAGATCTTTTTCCCGCCCCGCGGCCCGATCCAGCTGGCGCAGCAGGGCAAGGCCGTAACGCCTGGCCAGGCCGTCCCGCGGCAAACGCCAGAGATCGCGCAGGGTATGAAGACCGGCCTTGGCGAGTCGTTTTACCGTATCCCGTTCGATGGGCAAGCGGACGATGGCCAGGTCGCCGAGCCCGGAGCGGAGTGCCGCCGGATTCTCCACCGTCCGTTCCAGTCCGGAGGAGGCCATGAGCCAGGCGGGAAAAGGCATCGGTGCCGCCGCAAGAAGGACCTGGTGGCCCTGGTCTTCGAGTTCGGTACGCAGCCGCTGCATCAAGGCGTCCAATCCGCCGAACAGGGACAGACTGGCGCGGATTTCGAGGAGCACGGCGGCCGGATAATCCAGGCTTATCCAGGGCGTGAAACCGAGCCCGGTTTCGGCCAGCGTTTCCAGCGCTTCGTGTTCCATCGGTTGGTCGCGGCGATACAGCCGTAGATCGGCGCACAAGGCCAGGGCCGCGTTCGTGGGCAAGCCGGGATGGATACCGAAAGCCGCGGCGGCGGGCGTGACGGCAGAAATAAGGGAACGCCCGCCGCTATCCTCCCATACGGCAGCGGGACGGTCGTCTTCGAGCTTGAAAACTTCCAGCGGCAAATGCGGCAGGTAACAGCACAGCCAGAGCGTTGCGGGCACTGGTTGCGGGGTGGCGGAGATTTGCTCAGCCGGTGATGAGAGCGGGATTGCCGGAGCTGTCGGAAGAGTTTGCAATGCCATAGGGTGTTCCAATGTTTAGTCTGAAAGGAAGCTCCGATTAAGTTGATTCCGTTCATGCCCTTCGGCAGGCTCAGGACAGGCCTGTGGAAGGACTTAATCAGAGCTTCCTTAAGAAGTCATCGCAGAGAGACTCTTTGCCGACATGCCGATATGCCGGCATCAGCCCGGTGCGTCGGGAAAGGATTCCCGGCTTACCCGAGCGCTACGGTTAGGAGGTCGGCAATTCCTTGCCGACGCATCGCCTTAATCAATTGGGCGCCCTGTCGTCCGACCCGCCGATCAGCACGGCATTCACGAGCGGCATGCCGCGTGCCTTGAGTATATGGACCCAAAGCCCCTGTTCTCCCGCTTCGAGGCGAAGACGCAGGGCGGCCGGGGTGTCGGCGGGCAGGGCTGTCAGCAGCAATATGCCGAGGCAACGGCCTTCGGTCGCCGCCAGTTGCAAACGGCGCAATACCGCAAATGGAGAGAGTTTTCGGGGCCAGGCCAGGACCATGCCGCAGGCGGTGCTGCGTAACAGTTTTTCCGCGCTCCACCAGATGTCCTTGTCGTTCGAGAGCTTGTCCAGCAGGAGCAGGCGGTTCAAATCGATGCCTGCATCCGCCAGGGCCGGTGCGTAAGGCAGATAAGGCGGTGCGATCCAGGCCAGGCGTTTTCCCGATTCTTGCACGTACCGCATGGCGGGCAGCAAAAGTTGCAGTTCGCCGATGCCCCAGGCGGGAACGGCGATTTCCATCAATGCGGGAAAAGGCCAGCCTTCTTCCGGCAAGGCGCGGTCCAGTGCCTGAAAACCGGTGGGAATAGCGGCGCCCTCGTTAGCTTGCGGCCGGCGGCCACGCCACACGCGGGGCATCGTCCGGAGCAGTTCGTCGAGTTCCTTGCGGCCGTTCATTTAGGATCACACCCACTCGCTGCGGATTACGCCGACCACCACGCCCTCGATGCAGAGTTCCTGGCGTTCCAGGTCGACCGCCAGGGTTTCGAAATCGGGATTGGCCGGTTCCAGATAAGCTATGGCGCCTTCGAGCCGCAGCCGCTTTACCGTGACTTCGTCGCCCAGGCGGGCGATCACGATTTGGCCGCTGCGGGCCTGATCGGTGCGCTGCACTGCCAGGAGATCGCCTTCCAGAATGCCCGCATCGCGCATGCTGAGCCCGCGTACGCGGAGCAGGTAATCGGCTTTGCCCTGGAACAATTCCGGGCCGAGGCGGCAATATTTCTCGACATGGGCTTCCGCCAGTACCGGCCGGCCGGCGGCGACTCTGCCGATGACGGGCAGGGCGTCGGCCTCAGCCTCAGCCTCAGCCTGCTGCTCCAGCAGCCGGATGCCCCGCGCCAGAGAAGGCATCAGTTCGATCAGGCCTTTTCGGGCCAGGGCCTGAAGATGACCGCGCACGGCATTGGTGGATTTGAGACCCAGTGCATCGGCGATTTCCGCGATGGTCGGCGGTACGCCGACCTGGCGCAGGGTTTGCCGGATATAATCGAGTATTTCCTGTTGGCGTGGCGTCGCGTTTTTCATGACTTATAAAAGCAGTGCTTTTATAAGCAGTATAGTGGGGTCTTCGAGACATGCGCAAGCATCAATGTGAAGGATGCGGCGCTGAGATCGGAAGAGCTGTGCAATCGTGTAGGATGGGTGCAACTCGCCGGGAGCAACCACTTGGCCGGAAGCCGAATGGGGCGAACGGAGTTCGCCTCCAGGGCCAATGCCGTGGACGGCCTTGGTCACTGAACAGGCGAAGCCTGGCCCACAGGACAAATCCCAGGGAAGGGGCGTGCGTAGTGTGCCCCTCGAACTCGGAAATGATGGGCACGGCCTAAGGGCGTTTGCCCATCCTACGGCGCGGTTTTTCGGGCAGCGCGCTACAGAGTCGCCAGAAAGGCGAGCAAATCTTTCTTCTCGGACTTGGTGAGTTTCAGCGCGAACACCAGGTTGAAGAACTCGATCGTGTCTTCCAGTGTCAGCAAGCGACCGTCGTGCAGATAGGGCGGCGAATCTTTGATGCCACGCAGAGGGGGCGTCTTGATCGGGCCGTTCGCCGAACTCGTTTGGCTGGTGGTGATTCCGGGCCGGTAAAACCGTTGCACATCCAGGTCATGGGTGCGGTTATCGGTGTAGTTGGGCGGCACATGGCAAGTTGCGCACCCGGCTTTTCCGAAAAAAAGTTCCTGGCCGCGGCGAGCCGCGTCGTCGTTTTTTTGCGGATCCAGCTTTCCCGAGGAATCGAGCTTGGGGGCCGGCGGAAAATCGATGAGTTTTTGAAATTCCGCCATGAGACGCACTTCTTCGGCTTGTCCGGGTATATGGGCGTCCTTTCTTTTGGCGGCTTCCGCGTCGCCTTCGAAATAAGCCGATTCCAATTCGAATTCCGAGCGTTCTTCGATGCTTTTCATGTTGCCCTCAGAGCCGAACAATTGCTGGATGTCGACGCCGCGAAGGCTGGGCGTATCCATGCGCCGGCGCGGTTCCCGCGGCCGGGTGCTCGAAGTCGTCTGTATGGCGGCGCCGGTATGGCCGTTGACATGACAGTCGAGGCAGGCGACGCCGGGAGAAGGATCTTCCGTACGGCGGTCATCGGTGGCGTTGAACTGCTGCTGTGGAAAAGGCGTGAGCAAGAGCCGCAAGCCTTCCAACTGTTCGGCATCGATGATGTCTTCGAAAAGCTCGCGGTAATTGGACAGCGTTATCAGCCGGCCTCGGGAGACATCGCCGAGGTCCGGCCGCGTCTTGAGAAAAAGCGGCGGCGGCATTTCCGGCTGGAAGCGCTCCGGAATGTCGTAGCTGACGTCAATACGCGCGAGATCCCGACCCTGCTGCTCTTCGACGGTCTCGACGAAGGTTTTGCTGAATACGATGCCGCCCTCGGCGGGATAGGGGTGGGGCAGGGGCATGAATCCTTTCGGAAACAAGTCTTGTTTCCGAATCTCCTCGGGGGACATTGCCGCCAGCTCATCCCAGGTTATGACCTCTCGCAACTTGACCCGCACGCCTTCCTGAATGGGTTTGCCATGGGTCATCGTCACCGTCTTCGAGGGGTCGTCGCTCATATCGTAGCGATCGTCAAGAGCCTTCAAATGGCGCTCCATGGCTAATAACTTCGCATTTTTCATGCGTGCCTTGAATTCCTCGAAGTCCTCGGCGCTCGCCGTGCCCGAGGACGTCGCGAGGCCGGCAAAACTCAGGCCCAGGATTGTGAATCCATGCAGAACCGTTTCGAGCGCTTTTTCTGGCATCGTCCGTTCCTCTTCTCTATCGGTACTTTGCTGGAGGCAGCCTCGAAAGCCGCGAGGGTAGAAATCGTAAAACGAAATATTTTATTACAAAGCGGATGCCATGAAAGGGGTAGCCGTACGAATACGGACTTATTTCAACAGGGCAAGGCAGGACGGTCGGAAATCCGCAAAAAGCCGAAGCCAATAGTGAGGGGCGCAGGGCAAATCGGGACGATCGGCCCGATTTGCCGATATCCAAGGTCAGATCCCGGAGAGTCCGACAATGTTGTAGCCGGCGTCCACGTAGAGGATTTCCCCGGTGATGCCGGACGCGAGGTCGGAGCAGAGGAACGCGGCGGCGTTGCCCACTTCTTCGATGGTGACGTTCTTG containing:
- a CDS encoding cytochrome B6; translation: MPEKALETVLHGFTILGLSFAGLATSSGTASAEDFEEFKARMKNAKLLAMERHLKALDDRYDMSDDPSKTVTMTHGKPIQEGVRVKLREVITWDELAAMSPEEIRKQDLFPKGFMPLPHPYPAEGGIVFSKTFVETVEEQQGRDLARIDVSYDIPERFQPEMPPPLFLKTRPDLGDVSRGRLITLSNYRELFEDIIDAEQLEGLRLLLTPFPQQQFNATDDRRTEDPSPGVACLDCHVNGHTGAAIQTTSSTRPREPRRRMDTPSLRGVDIQQLFGSEGNMKSIEERSEFELESAYFEGDAEAAKRKDAHIPGQAEEVRLMAEFQKLIDFPPAPKLDSSGKLDPQKNDDAARRGQELFFGKAGCATCHVPPNYTDNRTHDLDVQRFYRPGITTSQTSSANGPIKTPPLRGIKDSPPYLHDGRLLTLEDTIEFFNLVFALKLTKSEKKDLLAFLATL
- the imuA gene encoding translesion DNA synthesis-associated protein ImuA, with the translated sequence MNGRKELDELLRTMPRVWRGRRPQANEGAAIPTGFQALDRALPEEGWPFPALMEIAVPAWGIGELQLLLPAMRYVQESGKRLAWIAPPYLPYAPALADAGIDLNRLLLLDKLSNDKDIWWSAEKLLRSTACGMVLAWPRKLSPFAVLRRLQLAATEGRCLGILLLTALPADTPAALRLRLEAGEQGLWVHILKARGMPLVNAVLIGGSDDRAPN
- the lexA gene encoding transcriptional repressor LexA; protein product: MKNATPRQQEILDYIRQTLRQVGVPPTIAEIADALGLKSTNAVRGHLQALARKGLIELMPSLARGIRLLEQQAEAEAEADALPVIGRVAAGRPVLAEAHVEKYCRLGPELFQGKADYLLRVRGLSMRDAGILEGDLLAVQRTDQARSGQIVIARLGDEVTVKRLRLEGAIAYLEPANPDFETLAVDLERQELCIEGVVVGVIRSEWV
- a CDS encoding Y-family DNA polymerase codes for the protein MALQTLPTAPAIPLSSPAEQISATPQPVPATLWLCCYLPHLPLEVFKLEDDRPAAVWEDSGGRSLISAVTPAAAAFGIHPGLPTNAALALCADLRLYRRDQPMEHEALETLAETGLGFTPWISLDYPAAVLLEIRASLSLFGGLDALMQRLRTELEDQGHQVLLAAAPMPFPAWLMASSGLERTVENPAALRSGLGDLAIVRLPIERDTVKRLAKAGLHTLRDLWRLPRDGLARRYGLALLRQLDRAAGREKDLPRLFRTPPVFEAHRELAAETESLAYLRPVCAALLEDLAAFLRRHDAATDRLELDLSHFRRPATRLELKLRYASRDPERISMLLNERLERTPLPAAVTALSLRCDSLQPYRAHETDLFAADTPGALDWEALLEQLQQRLGHDALRFLGASADHRPENAWNWNASPIGIAIGKERRPLWLLPKPRPCDPTRYRLLPERERIESGWWDGAPIRRDYRVAVSPEGVRAWMYRELDGNGGWYLHGLFA